The sequence CACGCCGATGACCTCGCGCAGGTCCTCGAGCGCCTCGTGCGCGCTCGCGCGGATCACGCCCGCGGCCCGCGCGACGTCGTCGGCGGGGGCGTCGGGACGGAACTCGAGCGCGCCCGCGTGCATCGAGAGCAGCGAGATCCGGTGCGCCAGGACGTCGTGCATCTCGCGCGCGATGCGCGTCCGCTCCGCGTCGCGGGCGCGCGTGACGAGCAGCTGCTGCTCGCGCTCGGCCCGCTCGGCCCGCTCGCGCAGCGACGCCACGAGCTGCCGTCGCGAGCGCACGACCGCGCCCCAGGCCACGACCGCCGTCAGGGTTATGCAGACGAAGAGGACGAGCACCCAGTCCGGGACTCCGGGCTCGGGGAAGAGCCAGACGTACGGCACGACGAGCACCAGCTGCAGCACCGACAGCGGCACCACCAGCCGCAGCGGGCGGTGGACCGCCAGCGAGAACAGCAGCACCATGCCGGCGCCGCCGACCGACGACGCGAACACGCCGAAGGGCGTGGCCGCGACGAGCAGCGCGACGGGCCAGCGGCGCCGCCACCACAGGGCCACGGTGAAGCCGACGCCGGCGGCGACGTCGATCCAGGCCAGCAGGTCGCCGTCGACGCCGTCCGGGTGGACGTCGAAGAACCCGTACGCCCCGAGCGCGGCGGCGAGGAGGAACGCGACGACGTCGACGGTCCAGTCGCGGGCGGTGCGGCGGCGCGGCCGGCGCGCGGCGTCCTCGGCCGCGTCGTCGACCAGCCAGGCGGGCAGGAGCCGACGGCGGCGCGGCGCGTCGGAGGCGGTCGTGGTGGCCACGGAGGCCAGCGTACGGTCCGCCCGGCGGGGGCACCACCGACCAAGGTCGACGACGGCATCGACCGACGGCCGATGTGCGGGCGCCCGTGCCGCGCGAAGGTGGCCACATGATCGTCTGCGAGCACCTGACGAAGCGCTACGGAGAGCACGTGGCCGTGCAGGACGTGAGCCTGCGCTGCGAGCCGGGCACCGTCACGGGCTTCCTGGGCCCGAACGGCGCCGGCAAGTCGACGACGATGCGGATGCTCTGCGGGCTGACGCCCCCGACGTCCGGACGCGCGACCGTCGACGGCGTGCCGTACGCCGCGCTGCCGCAGCCCGGGCGGCGCATCGGCGTGCTGCTCGACGCGAGCGCGCAGCACGCCGGCCGCACCGGCCGCGAGGTGCTGGCGCTCTCCGCCGCCGTGCTGGGGCTGCCGCGCCGGCGGGTGGACGAGGTCCTGGCCCTCGTCGGACTGGACGGCAAGCCCGCGGGCCGCCGCACGGGCGACTACTCCCTGGGCATGCGCCAGCGCCTGGGCCTGGCGCACGCGCTGCTCGGCGATCCGGACTGCCTCGTCCTCGACGAGCCCGCGAACGGCCTGGACCCCGAGGGGATCCACTGGATGCGCGGGCTGCTGCGCGACTTCGCCGACCGCGGCGGCACCGTGCTGCTCTCGTCGCACCTGCTGCACGAGGTCGAGGCCGTCGCCGACCGGCTCGTCGTGATCGCCGGCGGGCGGATCGTGGCGGAGGGGACGAGCGACGAGCTGCTCGCCGGCGGCGGCGTGGTGGTGCGCTCGCCCGAGCCGACCGCCCTGCGCCGCGCGCTCGCCGCCGCCGGGCTGCCGTCCACGGCGACGACGGACGGCGGCCACCTGGTCGACGCCGCGCCCGAGGCCGTCGGCCGCGCGGCGGCCGCCGCCGGCGTCCCCCTCGTCGAGCTCCGGGTGGCCGAGCGGGCCGGCCTGGAGGACCTGTTCCTGTCCCTGACCCGCGGGGGCGGCGCCGACGCCGCGCCCGCCGACCGCACCGACGCCCCGCTGGAGATCGCATGAGCACCGCCGCCGTCACCCCGCCCGCCGCCGCCCGCGCCCGCGGCGCCTCCGGCCCGCCGATGTCGCGGCTCGTCCGCGTCGAGCTGCGCAAGGGCGTCGACACCCGCGCCGGCCGCTGGCTGCTCATCGCCAGCGCGCTCCTGGCGCTCGTCGTCGCGGTCGCCGGCGCGCTGACCGGCGACGCGCAGGACCGCGACCTGTCCAACGTCCTGCAGCTCGTGATGCTGCCGCTCGGCACCCTGCTGCCGGTCATCGGGATCCTCTCCGCGACGGGCGAGTGGTCGCAGCGCACGGCGCTGACGACGTTCGCGCTCGTGCCGCGCCGCGGCCGGATCATCGCCGCCAAGCTGCTGGCCGCGCTCGTGCTCGGTGCCGGCGCCGTCGTCGTGTGGCTGGCGACGGGCGCGATCGGCGCCGCGCTGGCGGGCGCCGTCGGCGACGCGCCGGACCCCTGGAACGTGCCGCGGGACCTGCTCTGGCAGGGCGCGATCGCGCTCGAGCTGGGGATCGTCCTGGGCGTGGCCTTCGGCCTGCTGCTCATGGCGCCGGCCGCCGCGATCGTCGCGTACTTCGCCGTGCCGACGGTCTTCGCGATCCTGGGCGAGCTCGTGACGGCGCTCGACGGCGCCTGGGACTGGCTCGACCCCAACCGCAGCATCGACCCGCTCACCCGCGGCGAGCTGAGCGGGTCCGGCTGGGGCCACCTGCTCGTCTCGCACCTGCTGTGGATCGGCGTGCCGCTCGTCCTCGGCACCGTGCGGACCCTGCGCCGCGAGGTCAAGTAGACGCCGCCCGGGACGGCGGGCCGACCTCGTAGGATGGGCGCATGTCCGTGCCCGCGACCGAGGTCAGCTCCGTCGTCGACGTCTGCCGCCGCGCCCGCGCCGCCGGGCGCCGGCTGGCGGCCGTCGACACGCACACGAAGGACGCCGCGCTGTCCGCCATCGCGGACGCGCTGCTCGCGCGCGCCCCCGAGATCCTCGAGGCCAACGCGCGCGACCTGGAGGCCGGCGCGGCCGCCGGCCTGCCGTCGTCGCTCATGGACCGCCTGCGCCTGGACGACGCGCGCCTGGCCGGCATCGTGCAGGGCGTCCGCGACGTCATCGCCCTGCGCGACCCGGTCGGCGAGACGATCGAGGGCTACCGCCTGCCCAACGGCCTCGAGGTGCAGCGCCAGCGGATCCCGCTCGGCGTCGTCGCGGTCGTGTACGAGGCGCGGCCGAACGTCACCATCGACGCGGTCGCCCTGGCGATCAAGTCCGGCAACGCCATCGTGCTGCGCGGCTCGTCGAGCGCGCTGCACTCCAACCGGGTGCTCGCGGCCGTGGCCGCCGACGCGGCGGCCGAGGCCGGGCTTCCCGACGGCTGCATCGGCCTGGTGTCGGGCGGCGGGCGCGAGGAGCTCGCGGAGCTGGCCACGCAGGACGCCTACGTCGACCTGATCGTCCCCCGCGGCGGAGAGGGCTTGAAGGCGGCGCTCAAGGGCGTCGCCACCGTGCCGGTGATCTTCGCCGCGGCCGGGATCGGGCACGTCTACGTCGACGCGGCCGCCGACCTGGCCATGGCCGTGGACGTCGTCGAGAACTCGAAGGTCCACCGCCCGAGCGCCTGCAACGCGGCCGAGACGGTCCTCGTGCACCGCGAGGTCGCCGCGGCGTTCCTGCCGGCGATGGCCGAGCGGCTGGGGCAGCGCGGCGTCGAGCTGCGCGCCGACGCCGACGCGCTGCCGCTCGTCGACGGGCGCGGCGCCACGGTCGTCCCCGCCACGGAGCAGGACTGGGACACCGAGCACCTGGCGCTGATCCTCGGCGTGCGCCTGGTCGACGACGTCTTCGGCGCGATCGACCACGTCGAGACGCACGGCTCGGGCCACTCCGACGCGATCGTCTCGCGCGACGCCGGCGCCATCCGGGCGTTCGAGCGGGGCGTCAGCTCCGCCGCCGTCTACGTCAACGCGTCCACGCGCTTCACGGACGGCGGCGAGTTCGGGATGGGCGCCGAGATCGGCATCTCGACGCAGAAGCTGCACGCCCGCGGGCCGATCGGCCTGCGCGAGCTGACGACGTACCGCTACCTGGTTCGCGGCGACGGGCACGTGCGGTCCTAGGCGTGCGCGTCGGGATCCTCGGCGGGACGTTCAACCCGCCGCACCTCGCCCACCTCGTGCTGGCGGAGTGCGCGCGCGACGCCCTGGACCTCGACCACGTCCTGCTCGTCCTGGCGCCGCGTCCGCCGCACAAGGTCGTCGACGGCGATCCGGGGGCGGAGGAGCGCCTCAACCTGTGCCGCCTCGCCGTCGCGGGGGACGAGGAGCGCCTGCGCGTGTGCGACGTCGAGCTGCACCGCGAGGGCCCGTCGTACACGGCGGACACGCTGCGCGAGCTGCAGCGCCGTGCCCCCGACGACGAGTTCGTGCTGCTCCTGGGCGGCGACGCCGCGGCCGGCCTGGAGTCGTGGCACCGCCCGCAGGACGTCCTGGCGTTCGCGGCGATCGGCGTGGCGGAGCGGGGGAGCGACACCCACGCGGGCGCCCGCGCCGCCCTCGAGCGGCTGGGCGCGCCGGAGCGGCTGCTGCCGTTCGAGATGCCGCCGATCGGCCTCTCGTCCACGCTGATCCGGGCGCGCGTGCGGGCCGGCCGGACCGTCCGGCACCTGGTCCCGGACGGGGTCGAGGCGCGCATCCGCTCCCTGGGGCTCTACCGTGGAGGGCACAGCGAATGAGCAAGCGCACCTACATCAGCCAGCACACCGCCCCCGAGGTCCCGGACGAGCAGCTGCCGCCGGACCCGGCGCTCGAGGGCCTCGTGCGCCGGATCGCCGCCGCCGCGGGCGACAAGCGCGCCCTCGACGTCGTCGCGATCGACCTGCGCGGCGCGTCCGCGTACACGGACGCGTTCGTGATCGCCACCGGCCGCACGGACCGCCAGGCCAAGGCGATCTTCGACGGCATCACCGAGGACCTCAAGCACGAGGGCGAGCGGCTGCTGCCGCAGCGCACCGAGGGCGAGCAGGAGGCGCGCTGGATCCTCGCGGACTACGGCGACGTGGTCGTGCACGTCTTCGTGCCCGAGGCGCGCGCGTTCTACCGGCTCGAGTCGCTCTGGGGCGACCGTCCGCGCATCGACGTCTCGGACGTCGCGCCCGAGCGCTCGACCGACGGCCCGCAGGGCGCGTCGGCCGAGGGCCCGCTCGGCGCCTGACCGCGCGTCCGGCGGGCGCCGCGGCCCGTCCCGGCCGCCGCGACCGGCGAGCCACCGTCCGGCCATGTGTCCTCGCGCACACTTCGGGCGGCTGTCATCATGGGCGGCGAGCGCGCCCATGCCGTCCGCCGCCCTCGACATCCGCCCCGACCGCGCCGCCGCATGAGGCAGGATCGCTGCTTCGCGTTCCTGGACCTGTGCGGGTTCAGCGCGTACACCGAGGCGAACGGCGACGAGGAGGCCGTCTCCGTGCTCTCGATGATGCGGTCCGTCGTGCGCCGCGCGGCCGACCGCCGCGGCGTGCGCGTCATGAAGTGGCTCGGCGACGGAGTGATGCTGACGAGCGGCGACCGCGGGGCGATCGCCGCCGCGACGCTCGAGATCCGGCATCACCTGGGCGGCGCGTGCCCGCTGCCCGTGCGGACCGGCATCTGCCGCGGCGGGGTCATCATCTTCGACGGCGACGACTACGTCGGCGCGGTGATCAACGTCGCGGCGCGGCTCTGCGACCGCGCGGAGCCGGGACAGGTCCTGATGGCCGAGCACCCCGACGCCACGGTCCCGCCGTGGGCGACGATCGAGCCGTACGGCCGCGTCGAGGTGCCCGGCATCCGCCAGGAGCTCACGGTCAACGAGATCGACGTGCGCCGGACGCCGGGCCGGGCGCCGGTCGTCGACCCGGTGTGCGGGCTGCCGATCGACCCGACCGTGGCGGTGGCGCCGCCCGGCGAGGACGACGAGCGGCTGCGCTGCTTCTGCTCGGCCGGCTGCGCCGAGGAGTGGGCGCGCGCCCGGCGCGCCCGCCACGTCCACCGGGTCGCCTGACGCGCGCGGTCCGGCGCGGTCCGGCGCGGCGCTGGCGGGCGCCGCGCCGGCCGGGCGCCGGCCTCAGGCCGGGACGGCCGGCGGGGTCGCCCGGACGGGCGCGGTCTCGTACCGGTCCAGGTCGAAGCGGGCCGTCCGGCGCCGGTAGAGGAACGTGAAGTCCGGCCAGAGCGTGGTGTTGCGGCCCCGGGCGTCGAGGTACCAGGAGGCGCACCCGCCCTCGTTCCAGACCGTGCCCTGCAGGCGCCGCTGGATCTCCGCGTTCTCCTCCTCGACCACCGCCGGCCTCGGCGCGATCGCGCCGAGGCCCTGGCGGCGCATCGTGCGCAGCGCGTCGCGCACGTAGGCCACCTGCGACTCGATCATGTAGATGATCGAGTTGTGCCCGAGCCCCGTGTTGGGGCCGACCATCATGAACAGGTTGGGGAAGCCCGCCACGGTGGTGCCGCGGTACGCCTCCATCCCGTCGGCCCAGTGCTCGGCCAGCAGCCGGCCGTCGGCGCCCCGCAGGCGCTCCGCGATCGGCTGGTCGGTCACGTGGAAGCCCGTGCCGAAGATGATCGTGTCGACCGGGTGCTCGACGCCGTCGCCGTCGACGACGGAGTGGGGGCGCACCTCGCGCACCCCGCTGGTGACGACGTCGGCGTTCGGCGCGTCGAGGGCGGGGAAGTAGTCGTTCGAGATCAGCACCCGCTTGCAGCCCACCTGGTAGTCGGGCGTCAGCTTCTCGCGCAGGACCGGGTCCTTGACCTGCCGCTTCAGGTGCGCCAGGCCGACCCGGCGGGGCAGCTCGCGCAGCCGCGGGACGTAGTTGAACGACAGCAGGAAGCTCTCGCGCGTCAGGTACACGCCCAGACGGGCCAGGCGCTGCGCGCCCGGCAGGTGGCGGAAGAGGAACCGCTCCCACCGGGCGATCGGGCGGTCCGGCCGGGGCAGGACCCACGGCGGAGTGCGCTGGAAGAGGGTGAGCTCCTGCACCTGCGGCTGGATCTTCGGCACGAACTGGATCGCGGACGCCCCGGTGCCGATCACGGCGACGCGCTCCCCGGTCAGGTCGTGGTCGTGGCGCCAGCGGGCGGAGTGGAAGGTCGTGCCCTCGAAGGTGTCGAGCCCCGGCAGCGTCGGGTACTTCGGCTCGCAGAGCGGCCCGGTGCCCGACACGAGCGCCTGGGCGGTCAGGCTGCCGCGGACCGTGTCGATGTGCCAGCGCTGCGTCGTCTCGTCCCAGCGCGCCTCGAGGACCTCGGCGCCGGTGCGGACGTAGGGCCGCAGGCCGAACTGCTCGACGACCCGCTGCTGGTACGCCCAGATCTCGGGCTGCGTGGCGAACGAGCGGGACCAGTTCGGGTTGGGGGCGAACGAGAACGAGTACATGTGCGACGGGACGTCGCACGCGCAGCCCGGGTACGTGTTGTCGCGCCAGGTGCCGCCGATGTCGTCGGCGCTCTCGAGGACGACGAAGTCGCGCTCCCCGTCCTGCAGCAGGCCGACGGCCGTGCCGAGGCCGGAGAAGCCGCTGCCGACGATGGCGACGCGGACGTCGGTGGGGAGGGGGGCTTCGGTGACGGACCGGGGCGACGCCGTGGTGGTGCTCATGGGACGCTCCTCGCGGGGCGGGTCGACGGGTTACCGGCGAGTAGGCTACGGCACCGTAGGAGAACGTGCAAGCCCGTCCGGGTCCCCGTCGGAGGACACGCGCACGCGCAGGGCGGCGACCTCGGCCGCCAGCGCGTCCCGCTCCGCGCGCAGGGCGCGCAGCGCCGCGACGCGCTCCCGGTCGGCCGTCACGTCGCGGCTGACGGTGACGAACGTCCCCGCGTCTGCGGCCCCCGGGGCCATGACGCGCTGCTCGTCGGCGCGGCCGGTCGCCGACCGCAGGCGCGTCTCGCACCACACCCAGTGGCCGTGGCGGTGGCGGTGGCGGGCGGTCCAGGTGGCCGGGCGGCCCGCGAGGACGGCGGCGACGAGGACGCGCCGCACGTCGGCGAGGTCGTCGGGATGGAGCAGCTCGCGCTGGGGGCGGCCGACGAGCTGCTCCGGCCGCCAGCCGAGCACCGCGCGCACGCACGGCGAGATCCAGCGGACGGTGCCGTCCGGCGCGCAGACCGTCACGACGTCGGACCCGTCCTCGACCGCCAGGCGATGCTCCCGCTCGATGCGCCGGAGGGCACGGCGCGCGTCCTCGCGCTCGGAGACGTCCACCGCGCAGGCCAGGCCGCCGACGACGCGGCCCTCGGCGTCGCGGACGGGGCTCAGCTCGGCTTCCACCGCGGCGTCGGACATCGAGGCGCGGTAGGCGATCACGGTGGTCTCGCCGCCGAGCGCGGCGCGGAGCGCGGGCGTGGAGCCGTGGCCGGCGTCGAGCGCGAGGACGTCCGCGACCGGCCGGCCGAGGGCGCCGACGGGATCCCGACCGAGCCGCTCGAGCCCCGCGCCGTCGGCGTGCACGATGCGGAGGTCGTGGTCGTACACCGCGACGGCGACGTGGGGCAGTCGCAGGAGCGCGGCGCGGACGCCGCGCTCGATGTCGCGCTGCCGGAGCGGGCCGGTGCCGGCGGGCTCGGGCGTGCCGGCGGGCTCGGGCGTGGACATCGCCGGCCAACATACCCCCGGGAGCCCGCCGCGCCGCGTGGGGTGGACAGGTGATGGGGAGGTGTCCAGGTGGCGCGGCGCGGACGGGGCGCCGCGGGGGATCGGCGTCCGCGTCAGGCCTTGCGCAGGTCGGCCGCCAGGCGCCCCATCCCGAGCGCCTCGGCGGCGTCGGCGCCGGCCGCGCGGTCGGTGGCGCGGTCGGGGACGGCGGCGACGTCCGCCTCGTGCAGCAGGGCGACGGCGCGGTCGCGCCGGGCGTCGGCGGCGTGCTCGCGCAGCGTCGTGGCCAGCCGCGCCGTCAGGCCGTCGCCGAGCTGCGGATCCTCGCCCGGCTCGCCCCCCGGTCCCTCGGCGCCCGCGGCCCGGAGGACGCCCTCCAGGTCGCCGTGCCGGGCGAGCAGGCGGGCGGCGGTCTTGGCGCCGATGCCGGGCACGCCCGGGATCCCGTCCGACGGGTCGCCGCGCAGCGCGATCAGGTCGGTGACCTGGTCCGGCGCGACGCCGAGCGCGTCGCGCACCCCGTCCTCGTCGACCGTCACCAGGCCGGGGCCCCGGCCGGCGGGGCGCCGCACGACGGTGCGCGCGTCGACGCAGGCGAGCAGGTCGCGGTCGCCGGTGACGATCGCGCTGCGCCCGCCGTGGGCGGAGCGGCGCCGCGCGAGCGTGGCGATGACGTCGTCGGCCTCGAGGTCGCCGCCGTCGCGGACGGCCCAGCCGAACGCGGCGCACAGCTCCGGCGCCTGCTCCCAGCGGTGGCGGAGGGCGTCCGGCATCGGGTCGCGGTGCGCGTGGTACGCGGGCAGCAGCGCGGTCCGGTGCGTGGCGTCCTCGGCGCCCGTGGCGACGCAGACCGCGGCGGGGTCGTGCTCCTCGATCTCGGCCAGGATCGCGCGGATCGCGCCGAGCAGCGCGCCGATCGGCCGGCCGTCCGCCCCCTCGATGCTCGACGGCAGCGCGAAGTGCGCGCGGTACAGGAGCCAGGGCAGGTCGAGCAGCAGCAGGGGGCCGGACACGCGCCGAGCCTAGCGGGACGGCGCGTCGCCCTCCCACCACTTCGGGCCGCGCTCGCCGAGCGCCACCTTCGCGGCGTGGACGCGCGCGCGTGCCGCCTTCATCGCGTCGTCGTCGCCGGCGCGCTTCGCGGCGCCGACGGCGCGGCGGGCCGCCATCAGCTCGTGCACGTGCGTGCGGCGCTCCTCCTCCGACAGCCGGGGGTCGCTCGCGCGCCAGCGGCGGCCGTCGATGACCACGTAGTGCCCGTCGGGGGTGCGCTCGGGCTCCGTCATGGACCGCCGGTACCCGCCGCGGGCCGCCCTCAGCCGCGGCTGAACGGCAGCTCGGCCGTGAGCCAGCCGATCAGCTCGCCGGGGTTGCGGCTCTGGGTCCACACGCGCCCGGGCCCGGTGAACTCGAAGACGAAGCCCTCGCCGGACTTCAGCGTCTGCACGAGCCCCTTGGCGACCTTGCGGATCGTGAACGAGACGCCGTCCTCGAACGCGACCATGTGGCCGGAGTCGAGCACCATCGACTCGCCGGCGCCGAGCGTGACGACGTCGAGCGCGCCGTAGCAGGACGCCACGACCTGGCCGCGGCCCTCCGCGCGCACGACGAAGCCGCCCTCGCCGCCGACCAGGTTCTTCAGGCCGCCCCACTTCGTGTCGATCTCCACGCCGTCGGACGAGCACAGCCACGCGCTGCGGGCCAGGTTGACGGCGCCGTCGACGTCGATGGCGGTCGCGTCGCCGGGGAGCCGCGCCGCCAGGTCGACCCAGCCGCCGTGGCCGCCGGCCGTCAGGCGCGTGACGAAGAGCGACTCGCCGCCGAGGACGCTGCGCTTCAGGCCCTTGAGCAGCCCGCCCTCGGCGCGGGACTCGACGGCGACGTCGGCGGAGGTGGCCATCATCGCCCCCGACTCGGCACGGACGCTCTCGCCGGAGCCCAGCGTGACGCGGGCGACGGCGAAGGACGGGCGGTGGCGGATGTCGATCTGCATGGGGGCTCCGGGACGCGGACGGCGGGACGCGGGGGAGCGTAGAGCCGCCACCTGCGCCGCCTCTAAAGCGCGCCGTCCCGGCGCGAACGCACGTTCGCTTGCACGCCGTCCGCACGGCGCTCCAGGGTTCTCCGCATGAGCACCATCGCCCTTCCGCTCCACCGCCGT comes from Patulibacter sp. SYSU D01012 and encodes:
- a CDS encoding adenylate/guanylate cyclase domain-containing protein, translated to MRQDRCFAFLDLCGFSAYTEANGDEEAVSVLSMMRSVVRRAADRRGVRVMKWLGDGVMLTSGDRGAIAAATLEIRHHLGGACPLPVRTGICRGGVIIFDGDDYVGAVINVAARLCDRAEPGQVLMAEHPDATVPPWATIEPYGRVEVPGIRQELTVNEIDVRRTPGRAPVVDPVCGLPIDPTVAVAPPGEDDERLRCFCSAGCAEEWARARRARHVHRVA
- the nadD gene encoding nicotinate (nicotinamide) nucleotide adenylyltransferase; translated protein: MRVGILGGTFNPPHLAHLVLAECARDALDLDHVLLVLAPRPPHKVVDGDPGAEERLNLCRLAVAGDEERLRVCDVELHREGPSYTADTLRELQRRAPDDEFVLLLGGDAAAGLESWHRPQDVLAFAAIGVAERGSDTHAGARAALERLGAPERLLPFEMPPIGLSSTLIRARVRAGRTVRHLVPDGVEARIRSLGLYRGGHSE
- a CDS encoding ABC transporter permease subunit, giving the protein MSTAAVTPPAAARARGASGPPMSRLVRVELRKGVDTRAGRWLLIASALLALVVAVAGALTGDAQDRDLSNVLQLVMLPLGTLLPVIGILSATGEWSQRTALTTFALVPRRGRIIAAKLLAALVLGAGAVVVWLATGAIGAALAGAVGDAPDPWNVPRDLLWQGAIALELGIVLGVAFGLLLMAPAAAIVAYFAVPTVFAILGELVTALDGAWDWLDPNRSIDPLTRGELSGSGWGHLLVSHLLWIGVPLVLGTVRTLRREVK
- the rsfS gene encoding ribosome silencing factor, which codes for MSKRTYISQHTAPEVPDEQLPPDPALEGLVRRIAAAAGDKRALDVVAIDLRGASAYTDAFVIATGRTDRQAKAIFDGITEDLKHEGERLLPQRTEGEQEARWILADYGDVVVHVFVPEARAFYRLESLWGDRPRIDVSDVAPERSTDGPQGASAEGPLGA
- a CDS encoding ABC transporter ATP-binding protein, whose product is MIVCEHLTKRYGEHVAVQDVSLRCEPGTVTGFLGPNGAGKSTTMRMLCGLTPPTSGRATVDGVPYAALPQPGRRIGVLLDASAQHAGRTGREVLALSAAVLGLPRRRVDEVLALVGLDGKPAGRRTGDYSLGMRQRLGLAHALLGDPDCLVLDEPANGLDPEGIHWMRGLLRDFADRGGTVLLSSHLLHEVEAVADRLVVIAGGRIVAEGTSDELLAGGGVVVRSPEPTALRRALAAAGLPSTATTDGGHLVDAAPEAVGRAAAAAGVPLVELRVAERAGLEDLFLSLTRGGGADAAPADRTDAPLEIA
- a CDS encoding PAS domain-containing protein, with the translated sequence MSTPEPAGTPEPAGTGPLRQRDIERGVRAALLRLPHVAVAVYDHDLRIVHADGAGLERLGRDPVGALGRPVADVLALDAGHGSTPALRAALGGETTVIAYRASMSDAAVEAELSPVRDAEGRVVGGLACAVDVSEREDARRALRRIEREHRLAVEDGSDVVTVCAPDGTVRWISPCVRAVLGWRPEQLVGRPQRELLHPDDLADVRRVLVAAVLAGRPATWTARHRHRHGHWVWCETRLRSATGRADEQRVMAPGAADAGTFVTVSRDVTADRERVAALRALRAERDALAAEVAALRVRVSSDGDPDGLARSPTVP
- a CDS encoding histidine kinase, with translation MATTTASDAPRRRRLLPAWLVDDAAEDAARRPRRRTARDWTVDVVAFLLAAALGAYGFFDVHPDGVDGDLLAWIDVAAGVGFTVALWWRRRWPVALLVAATPFGVFASSVGGAGMVLLFSLAVHRPLRLVVPLSVLQLVLVVPYVWLFPEPGVPDWVLVLFVCITLTAVVAWGAVVRSRRQLVASLRERAERAEREQQLLVTRARDAERTRIAREMHDVLAHRISLLSMHAGALEFRPDAPADDVARAAGVIRASAHEALEDLREVIGVLRRDDASPGPERPQPTLDDLPALLDECRAAGAQVDERVALPAEVAVPRSLGRNAYRVVQEGLTNARKHAAGAPVRVTVSGVPGGGLEVEVRNAAPPPERPPAPPGAGTGIVGLRERVELAGGDLTHGPTVDGGFRLRAWMPWQP
- a CDS encoding NAD(P)/FAD-dependent oxidoreductase, giving the protein MSTTTASPRSVTEAPLPTDVRVAIVGSGFSGLGTAVGLLQDGERDFVVLESADDIGGTWRDNTYPGCACDVPSHMYSFSFAPNPNWSRSFATQPEIWAYQQRVVEQFGLRPYVRTGAEVLEARWDETTQRWHIDTVRGSLTAQALVSGTGPLCEPKYPTLPGLDTFEGTTFHSARWRHDHDLTGERVAVIGTGASAIQFVPKIQPQVQELTLFQRTPPWVLPRPDRPIARWERFLFRHLPGAQRLARLGVYLTRESFLLSFNYVPRLRELPRRVGLAHLKRQVKDPVLREKLTPDYQVGCKRVLISNDYFPALDAPNADVVTSGVREVRPHSVVDGDGVEHPVDTIIFGTGFHVTDQPIAERLRGADGRLLAEHWADGMEAYRGTTVAGFPNLFMMVGPNTGLGHNSIIYMIESQVAYVRDALRTMRRQGLGAIAPRPAVVEEENAEIQRRLQGTVWNEGGCASWYLDARGRNTTLWPDFTFLYRRRTARFDLDRYETAPVRATPPAVPA
- a CDS encoding TIGR00266 family protein → MQIDIRHRPSFAVARVTLGSGESVRAESGAMMATSADVAVESRAEGGLLKGLKRSVLGGESLFVTRLTAGGHGGWVDLAARLPGDATAIDVDGAVNLARSAWLCSSDGVEIDTKWGGLKNLVGGEGGFVVRAEGRGQVVASCYGALDVVTLGAGESMVLDSGHMVAFEDGVSFTIRKVAKGLVQTLKSGEGFVFEFTGPGRVWTQSRNPGELIGWLTAELPFSRG
- a CDS encoding 5'-3' exonuclease H3TH domain-containing protein, producing MSGPLLLLDLPWLLYRAHFALPSSIEGADGRPIGALLGAIRAILAEIEEHDPAAVCVATGAEDATHRTALLPAYHAHRDPMPDALRHRWEQAPELCAAFGWAVRDGGDLEADDVIATLARRRSAHGGRSAIVTGDRDLLACVDARTVVRRPAGRGPGLVTVDEDGVRDALGVAPDQVTDLIALRGDPSDGIPGVPGIGAKTAARLLARHGDLEGVLRAAGAEGPGGEPGEDPQLGDGLTARLATTLREHAADARRDRAVALLHEADVAAVPDRATDRAAGADAAEALGMGRLAADLRKA
- a CDS encoding glutamate-5-semialdehyde dehydrogenase produces the protein MSVPATEVSSVVDVCRRARAAGRRLAAVDTHTKDAALSAIADALLARAPEILEANARDLEAGAAAGLPSSLMDRLRLDDARLAGIVQGVRDVIALRDPVGETIEGYRLPNGLEVQRQRIPLGVVAVVYEARPNVTIDAVALAIKSGNAIVLRGSSSALHSNRVLAAVAADAAAEAGLPDGCIGLVSGGGREELAELATQDAYVDLIVPRGGEGLKAALKGVATVPVIFAAAGIGHVYVDAAADLAMAVDVVENSKVHRPSACNAAETVLVHREVAAAFLPAMAERLGQRGVELRADADALPLVDGRGATVVPATEQDWDTEHLALILGVRLVDDVFGAIDHVETHGSGHSDAIVSRDAGAIRAFERGVSSAAVYVNASTRFTDGGEFGMGAEIGISTQKLHARGPIGLRELTTYRYLVRGDGHVRS